GGCGTGACCGTCCTCGCGGGCGCCGGGGTGACCGCGTACGCCACCGTGTCGACGCCCACCCTCTCCAACACCTCGGCGGCGGCCCGCCCCAAGCCGGCCGTCTTCACCGGCAACGCGTTCGACGCCTGCACCGCCCCGTCGCTCGCCGCGATGAAGGCCTGGCGCACGAGCTCCACCTACCGGGGCGCCGCCGTCTACATCGGCGGCAAGAACCGCGGCTGCGCCCAGCCCAACCTGACCGCGTCCTGGGTCAAGTCCGTGGACGCGGTGGGCTGGAAGCTCATCCCGCTGTACGTCGGCGCCCAGCCGCCGTGCCAGACCAGCACCCTCAACGAGAAGATGACGACCACCAACGCCGCGTCGCTCGGCGCCACCGACGGCAACGACGCGATCGCCAAGGCGGCCGCGCTCAACATGAAGCCGGGCAGTGCGCTCTACCTCGACATGGAGTCGTACGACATCACCAACACCGCCTGCAACACCGCGGTGATCGCCTACGTCAAGGCCTGGGACCACGCCCTGCACGCCAAGGGCTACTGGGCCGGCTTCTACGGCTTCTCGACCACCAGCGCCAAGGCCGTCGTCAACACGACGAACCACAGCGAGATCCCCGACGTCCTCTGGTACGCCAAGTACGACAACGTCAACTCGACGACGACGGGCTTCCCCTTCGACGCCACGCGCTGGACGGGCCACCGCCGCGGTCACCAGTACGCGGTCAACGCGAAGGTGAGCCACGGCGGTTACACGATCACCCTCGACCGCGACGCGTGGGACGCGCCGGTCGCGATCATCGCGAAGTAACGCGGGCTGTCCGAAGCCCCTCCTGCGGGCGCCCGCTCAGCGCGCCCGCAGGAACGCGGACGTGGCGACCTGGCCGACCTTCTTCAGCCGGGTGTCGCCCGCCAGGTGCTTCTCCATCGCCTCGCCGACGCCCGCCCAGTTCGGGTCCCCGCAGTCGTCGAGTACGACGATGCCGCCCGGTGCCACGATCTCCTCGACCCATTCCAGGTCGGCGAGGACGCCCTCGAACGAGTGGTCGCCGTCCACGATGATCACGCCGTACTCGCGGTCGGCCGCCTGCGCCCGTACGTCCGGGTCGCCGGAGAAGCCCTGGACGATGCGCGCCTCCGCACCCGTACGGCCGCCGCCGAGCAGGAGGTTGGCGCGTACGACGTCCTCGCGCACCGGGGTCCCGGTCACATCGGCGCGCTCCGTGGTGCCCGGCTGGAGCTGGGAGCCGGCCAGCGGGTCGACGATCGTGAGGCGCGCCTCGACGCCCGAGCGGTGCATCATGCGGCTGAGCGCGGCCGAGAACATTCCGTACAGCGTGCCGATCTCCAGGATGTCGGCGTTCGGCGGCTTCAGGAGCGGGACGGTGGCGAGCTTTCCGCAGATGTTGGAGGTGCCGCCCGCGAGGCGGCCGACGCCGAGCGCCTCCAGGGCGACCACATTGCGGTAGGCGACGGTGGCGTTGCGGCGGGCGAGCGCCTCGTTCTCGACGACCGCGGCGATCTCCGCCACGAGGGAGTTCATCTGTGCGGCGTCGGGCATCCGGTGGATTCCGCGGCCGGTCGAGTCGACCAGCAGCTTCAGGGCGTAGCTGCTGCGGCGCATGGCCTTCAGCTCGCTCTGGGCTGCGGTCAGCTCGCCCCGGAGGGTGGTGAGCTCGCGCCGGACGTCGCCGGTGAGGGCCTTCTGTGCGCGCCGGACCAGCCGGGAACGCAGGGGTGCAGGCATGAGTGAAATCGCTTCCGGCAAAGGGGAGTTGGGGGCTCCGACGGGTGGCTGATCGGCGACCGTACGCCGTGTGTCCGCGCTGTGGGCCACCTGTGCGCACTACGCGGATGAACTCTTCGTGACCGTCCGGCGGCGGGCGAGCGCGACCGGGACAAGACCGGTCGCGAGCAGCCCGAGGAGCGCGAGCGCGCCGGTCCACAGCCCCGCCGTCAGCCCCGGCGGCCGGAAGGTGCAGCCGACCGAGGCGGCGGAACCGTCCAGGGGTACGGAGACCAGACCCAGGTAGCCCGCGGCCGGGCGGTCGGGTCCGTCACCGGCGCGGCAGCTCCAGCCCTCGACGGCCGGCATCGCGAAGACCGCCGTGCCCCGGGACCCGGGCGGCAGTTCGGCCCGTATCGAGGTGTCCGTGACGTGGACGGAGGTGGCGCCCGTCGCCCTCAGACGGTCAACGGCCGTGGTGAGCGCGGCCGGATCCAGGCAGCCGGTCAGCCCGTCGCGCGGGCCGTGGACCGCCACTTTGCCGGGCGCGGTGCCCAGCGGCTGGAGTGCGGCGCGGCGGGCGGGGAGGCCGCCGCGCATACCGGCCGAGTCGGTGCCCAGGCCTGCCTCGCCGAAGTAGTTCGGCGCCCACAGGAAGACCTGGGTGCCGGCCGGGCACTTCACCCCGCGGCCGCTCTGTACGTACACCTTCGCGCCGAGCAGCGCCTCCTGGTTGCGGAAGGGCGAAGGCGTGAAGTGGGGCCGCGGCCCCGGCGGCCGTACGGTCACCAGCGGCGGCACCGTCTCCCGGCTCACCGTCGTGGGCCCGCCCTTCTCCCAGTGCGCCCGCGCCCCGACCGCGAAGATCGCGTCGGTGACCGGGTTGTCGAGGCTCTGCAGATTGCGCCCGCGCGAGGTCCAGCCGCCGCCGAGCGCCGCCAGGGTCCGGGTGAGGACGTCAGGGGTCATGCTGCTGTAGTACGCGCCGCCCTGCCCGCCCACCAACAGCGGGTCGTTTCCGGTGAGTTGGGTGCGTCCGGGGTCGCTGCGGTAGCCGGGCCAGCCGTCCGTACCGCTCACCGCCCGGGCGCGGGCCGTGTGCTCCGCGCCCCAGACGGGGTAGTCGTCCAGCCGCGCCAGCCGCTCCCGGTCCCCGTACGCGACCGTCACCGCCGCCTGCCCGACCAGGGCGGCCACGAGCAGCAGCGCGGAGATCCGCCCGAAACCGCGGCGGCGCCCGATCAGCAGTCCCGCCGCCGAGGCCGCGAGGCCCGCCGCGAAGACCGGATACGTCCAGTGCGAGACGAGCTTCTCGCTGAAGGCGGCTCCGGCAGCGGCCAGCAGCAGCACCCCGCCGCCGCCGAACAGCGCACGCCGGCCGGGGAGTTCGTACGACACACAGCTCCAGGCGGTGATCACCAGAATGCCGCAGAGGACGAAGGTCTCGCGGTACGGGCTGCCGTTCGGGGTGACGAAGGCGTGCCACATGAGATGGGTCGGCTTCCACTGCAGCGAGAGCGCGACGAGGACGGCGAGCGCGGGCCAGGCGTACCGCTCGCGGACGGGCACGGCCCGGTGGAAGGCCAGCGCGCAGGCGAGCAGCAGCGTGCCCGAACCGACGAAGAGGGCGGGGGAGGAGAAGGCGTACGTGGCCGGGAGCAGCCGGGCGAGGAAGCCGGGGAGACCGACGGGGCGGAACTCCGTGGTCCGACCGGGGTAGGCGTTCTTCGTGCCGAGGTAGACGGTGAAGAGGAGGGGAGCGGAGAGCGCGATGCCGATGACCACGGACCGGGCGGCGCGCAGGAGTGCGCGCATCCGGTTCCGTATCTCCGGCTCCTCCAGCACCAGCCGCACCACCAGCACCAACCCGGCGCCGATGGTCGCCATGTACGCGGTGTAGAAGTTCGCCGTCCAGGCGAGCGCGACGACCAGCGGCCCCACCACCCGGTGCCGCCCCGTCCGCGCCCACTCCCCGACCAGGCAGAGCAGCGGGAAGGCGATGAGCCCGTCCAGCCACATCGTGTTGTACGTGCCCTCCAGGATCGACCACCCGCAGAGCGCGTACGACGCTCCGAGCACCCCCGCGAGCCACCGGTGCCGGCCGCGGTCGTGCAGGGCGAGCAGCAGCACGGTCATCGCGGCTGCGGCGGAGGCCATCTTCAGCACGGTGACCACATAGACGGCGAGGTCGATGCGGTCGCGCGGGAAGAGCCCGACCAGGAGGGCGAAGGGGCTGCTGAGATACGTACCGAGGTCGGGCAGGAAGGAAGTGCCGTACCCGGACTGCCAGTTGAACAGCAGCCCGCCGTCCGCGCGGCCGTGGAGGAGGTCCCAGAGGTGCGCGTGGAAGGGAACGTACTCATTGCCCAGGTCGTTCACACTGCGCCGGTGGTGCCCGAACGGAGCGACCCGCGCGACGGCGTCGGCGCCGCAGACGGCGACGACCGTGATCAGTGCGGCCAGGCCGGCCGCACGGGCGCGCGGCCGCGTGCGGGGCGAGGGCGCGGCCGGGGCGTCGGACCGGCGGGGGCGGGGGAGGCGACGGGTGGCCTGGAGCGTGGGCATCGGAATCCTTCTGCGGGGCGACGACGCCGAATATGCCGGACCGATGCGGACAAAACCGCGGGTGCGGAACGCAGTTCATCCAATGGTCGCCGCGCGGTCATCCGGGCCGGGGCCCGGTGATGGTGCCGGAGGGCACGGTCGGGGAGGATGGGGCGGTATCCCCGTAGGAATCCCTGCAGGAATCCCTGCAGGAATCAGGACGAGAGCCCCCGCAGCCCCCGGAGTCCGTGCGCCCATGACCCTGACCGCCACCGCACCGATAGTGCAGATGGTCCGCTTCGCCATGGTCGGCGCGGTCAACACCGGCACGTACTACGTCTGCTACCTGCTCCTGCTGAAGGAGCTCCCGTATCTCGCGGCGCACATTCTGGCGTTCTGCCTCGCGATGGTCGGCTCGTTCTTCCTCAACGCGTACTTCACGTACCGCATCCGTCCGACCTGGCGGAAGTTCCTGCTCTTCCCGCTCACCAACGCGGCCAACTTCGTGATCACGACCTTCGGTGTGTACGCCCTGGTCGATCTGGCCCATTTCAGCAGCACTTGGGCCCCTCTGGCCGCCGCGGTTGCCGCCATTCCCATTACTTTTGTCGTTTCGCGGACGATCATGCTCCGCCCCGACAACCGTCAAGCCTCCGAATCGTTGGGCGAATCAGTGGCCCAGACCACGCCGACTGCCTAACATCGATCACCGCAAGACTTTGTGCACCGCCGCACAATCTCGCCGCTCGGGAGGCTCCTTTGCACCGCCGCCGTCGCACTGCGCTCTCCGTCTCCGCCGCGCTCCTCTGCGCGGCCCCATTCCTCGCCGCCTGCGGCAGCGACGCCCATCCGGGAGCCGCGGCCGTGGTCGGAGGGCAGCGGATCGAGGTCTCCTCGGTGCAGGCCCAGGTCAAGGACGTACGGACGGCGCAGTCGGAGTCCGCGAACGCCGCGGACCTGGTGAAGAACACCGGCCAGCTCGGCCGCGCCAAGCTGCACACCCTGATCCTCGACCGGGTGCTCGACCGCGCCGCGTCCGAAGCGGGGATCACGGTCTCCCGCAAGGAGATCCAGGACGTCCGCAAGTCGTGGGTGCAGCAGGCGGGCAGCGAGGCGAAGGTGGAGCAGACGCTGCTCCAGCAGAACGGCATCGCCCCCTCGCAGGTCGACGACTTCGCGCGGGAGCAGGTCCTTGTGGGCAAGCTGTCGAGCTCGCTGGGCGTGGACCCCACCTCGCAGGAGGGCAACAAGGCGCTGACGGACGCGCTCGCCGAGGCCTCCAAGCAGCTGAAGATCGACGTCAATCCGCGCTACGGAACCTGGGACAACCAGAAGGTGGCGCTGGCCGACTACAAGACCCCGTGGATCACGCAGGTGACCAAGGAGGCCCAGCCGGCCCAGACGGGCGCCTGACCGGCTGCTCTTTCGGACGACGCCAGGCCAAATCAAGCCCCTCCGGCGATTGAGGAGCGGGGTCCGGGGCGGAGCCCCGGGGCCCTGCTCCGCGCAGCGGCCCGGCTCTCCCCGCCCGGCCGGGGGTAACGTCGACGGGTGACCCCTGAAGACTCCGCCGCCCCCGGCCGCATCGTTCTGCTCACCACGACACACCGTGTCGCGCCGGGCATCCTCTCCTGGCCGGCCTGGCAGACCCTGCACTCCGCCGACCGCGTGCTCTGCGCCGACACCGCGCACCCCCAGCTGCCGTACCTCCGCGAGGCGGGCATCGAGGTCGAGCACACCGCGGCGGACGCCCAGGACCTGGTGGACGACTGCGCCGGCGGCCGCACCCTGGTCGTCATCCCCTCCGGTGCGGGCGGGGACGAGGGCGACCGGCGGCTCACCGACTCGCTCGCCCGCCTCGCGGGCAGCGGCCGCGTGCAGATGCCCGACCTCGAACTGCTCCCCGGCTCCTACGACCTTCCCGGCGCCCGCCTCCTCGACCTCGTCCAGGTCATGGACCGGATCCGCCGCGAGTGCCCGTGGTCGTCGCAGCAGACGCACAAGGGGCTCGCCAAGTACGGCATCGAGGAGGCGTACGAACTCGTCGAGGCCATCGAGGACGGCGACCGCACCGAACTGCGCGAGGAACTCGGCGACGTACTCCTTCAGGTCGTCTTCCACGCGCGCATCGCGCAGGAAGCCACCGGGGAAGAAGGGGACGAGCCCTTCTCGATCGACGACGTCGCCGGCACCATCGTCGAGAAGCTGATCCACCGCCACCCCCATGTCTTCGGCGACGAGACGGCCGAGACCCCCGAGGACGTCAAGGCCCACTGGCTGCGCACCAAGGCGATCGAGAAGCAGCGCGACTCGGTGACCGAGGGCGTCCCGCTCGGCCAGCCCGCCCTCGCCCTCGCGGCCAAGCTCACCTCCCGCGTCCGTACGGCGTCCCTCGACGTCCCCCTCCCCACGGGCACCGGCGTCGGCTACCAACTCCTCGCGCTGGCAGCCGAGGCGGAGGCGGCGGGCACGGACCCCGAGGCGGCGCTGCGGGCGGCGGCCCGTGCGTACCGTGACGCGATCGTGGCGGCAGAGGGCGTACGCAAGTGACCGTCGATCCCCAACCCGAGCTCTTCACCTGGGAGTTCGCGACCGACCCGTACCCCGCCTACGCCTGGCTGCGCGAGAACTCCCCGGTCCACAGGACGTCGCTCCCCAGCGGCGTGGAGGCCTGGCTGGTCACGCGGTACGCGGACGCCCGCCAGGCCCTGGCGGACCAGCGGCTCTCCAAGAACCCCGCGCACCACGCCGAGCCCGCCCACGCGAAGGGCAAGACGGGCATCCCCGGCGAGCGCAAGGCCGAGCTGATGACCCATCTCCTCAACATCGACCCACCGGACCACACGCGCCTGCGCCGCCTGGTCTCCAAGGCGTTCACGCCGCGCACGGTGGCCGAGTTCGCCCCGCGCGTGCAGGAGCTGACGGACGACCTCATCGACAAGTTCGCGGCCAAGGGCGAGGCGGACCTGATCCACGACTTCGCCTTCCCGCTCCCCATCTATGCGATCTGCGACCTGCTCGGCGTCCCGCGCGAGGACCAGGACGACTTCCGCGACTGGGCCGGGATGATGATCCGGCACGGCGGCGGCCCGCGCGGCGGTGTGGCCCGCTCGGTCAAGAAGATGCGCAACTACCTCGCCGAACTCATCCACCGCAAACGCGAGAACCCCGGCGACGACCTGATCTCCCACCTCGTCAGCGCCAGCGACCACGGCGATCACCTCACCGAGAACGAGGCCGCCGCGATGGCGTTCATCCTCCTCTTCGCCGGCTTCGAGACGACCGTGAACCTGATCGGCAACGGCGTCCACTCCCTCCTCCGGAACCCGGACCAGCGCGAGCGCCTCCAGACCTCCCTCGCGGCGGGCGAGAGCGACCTGCTGGCCACCGGAGTCGAGGAACTGCTGCGCTACGACGGCCCGGTCGAGCTCGCGACCTGGCGCTTCGCCACCGAACCGCTGACGATCGGCGGCCAGGACATCGCCGAGGGCGACCCCGTGCTCGTCGTGCTCGCGGCCGCCGACCGCGACCCGGAGCGCTTCACCGCACCCGACACCCTCGACCTCTCCCGAAGTGACAACCAACACCTCGGATACGGCCACGGCATCCACTACTGCCTGGGTGCACCGCTCGCCCGCCTGGAGGGCCAGACGGCGCTCGCGACCCTCCTGACTCGCCTCCCGGACCTGCGACTTGCCGGGGAATCGACCGATTTGCGGTGGCGTGGCGGGCTCATCATGCGTGGACTGCGCACGCTGCCCGTGGAGTTCACCCCCGAAGAAAGCTGACGGATCGTCAAACCTGTGACTTTCACGTGATCTGCGCTGCATCGACTTGTGACCGACGTTCGATTCCGGCTACGTTCACCGTTCGACTCATCCGTCACACGGAAGGCCCTCGCATGCGCTCCGGGAACGGTCGGCATCGCCGCCCTCGTCAGGCTCCCGCAATCGTCGTAGCGGCAGGAGTGACGGGTTCGGCCATCGCGATTCCGCTGCTGGCCGCCACCGGCGCCCACGCCGCGGACTCCACCACCTGGGACCGGGTCGCGCTCTGCGAGAGCGGCGGCATGTGGAGCGCCGATCTCGGCAACGGCTACTACGGCGGTCTGCAGTTCTCGCAGGAGAAGTGGGAGAACTACGGCGGCGCGGAGTACGCCGAGCGCGCCGACCTCGCCAGCCGCGCCCAGCAGATCGCGGTGGCCGAGAAGATCCTCGCCGCGGAGGGCACGAAGCCCTGGGCGAGCTGCGCGGGCATCTCCGGCCTCGCGAAGGAGTACAACTCCGGCTCCTCGGCCACACCGTCGGTCGACCCCGGCGCGGAGGACACCGCGACCCCGACGCCCTCGGCGACCGAGACCCCCTCGGACACGGCGACCCCCTCCGCGACCCCCTCGCCCTCGGCGACCCCGTCGGACACGGCCTCGCCCACCCCCTCGGCGAGCGCGAGCGACGACGCCGGTACGGGTGCGGACAAGAGCGAGGACGCGGGCAAGGACACCGGCGCCGGTACGGGCAAGCACCGCGGCAGCGAGGACACCAGCGGCCGTACGGACAGCTCCAAGGCCTCCCGCGGCGAGACCCCGGAGCGCTCCGACGCCACCGAGGGCAGCTACACGGTCCGCTCCGGCGACAACCTCTGGGCCATTGCGGACGCACACGACATTCAGGGCGGCTGGCCGGCGCTCTACGCCGCCAACCAGAAGACGGTCGGAGCGGACCCGGACCTCATCGTTCCTGGCCAGAGCCTTGTTCTGGGCGAAAAGTAGGGGTACTTGACCCCCTTCTGTCCGCTTTTATCCAAGTGAGACAAGGGTCTCGTCACTCTTCGCGCGCGCCTCGTTCTCCCCACCCGATCACGCCGTCCCCCACCTGCGTAAATGTGTGTTCCCTGTGTGCAACAGGTGGAGTTTCGCCCCGATGTTCGTCTTTGAACATCGGGGCGACGTGTGTTTACGGTCTAAGCCGCTCGTCAAAGCGAGCACCAACGACCGTCACGCCGAATCCTGCCGTCGGTCGCTGGGATTACTCGACGCGTAAAGCGCCGTAGGCAGGAGCGGGGGACCCAGGTAAGTGCCGGGAGACCGGCTTGGGGTTAAGCCGAGCGCTAGGACGCTCGGCCGGGCAACTCATTGGCCCGAACCCGACAGCTCACCTCGTAGGCGTCGGTGAGGAGATTTCCGCATGCTGCTTTCCAGCAAGTCCAAGCACCGTCGCCCGTCGAAGGCCGTCCGTTTCGCCACGCTCGCCGGCATCACCGGTGCCGCGATCGCCGCTCCCCTGATCGGCGCCACCTCGGCCTCCGCCGCCTCCGTCTCCACCTGGGACGCCGTCGCCCAGTGCGAGTCCGGTGGCGACTGGTCCATCAACACGGGCAACGGCTACTACGGTGGCCTGCAGTTCTCCCAGTCCAGCTGGGCCGCCGCCGGTGGTACGCAGTACGCCGAGCGCGCCGACCTCGCCACCAAGGACCAGCAGATCGCCACCGCCGAGAAGCTGCTCGCCCTGCAGGGCCCGGGTGCCTGGGCCTGTGCCGGCGCCGGCAACCTGAGCAACGACGGTGTCGACCCGGGCGTCAGCACCGACTCCGGCAGCTCGTCCTCGAGCGACCAGTCCTCCAGCGACTCGTCCTCGTCCGACAACTCCTACTCGACCGACTCCGGCTCCTCCGCGAGCACGTCGGACGACTCTTCCTCGGACGAGGCCGCCCAGGCCCCCGCCGCGGAGACCCCGGCGCCCTCGACCTCCTCCTCCGCCTCGTCCTCGTACGAGAAGGGCGACGGCGAGTACAAGGTCAAGTCCGGCGACACCCTCAGCAAGATCGCCGAGGCTCACGACACGACCTGGCAGAAGCTGTTCAAGCTCAACGGCGACATCGTCAAGGACGCCGACCTGATCTACCCGGGTCAGCAGCTCCACCTGAGCTGATCCCCGCTCCTCAGAGCTCCCCGGCCCGGCGCGACTCCCCCCGTTTGCGCCGGGTCGGGGCTTTTTGCGTTACTACTGTCCAGTAGCCGGTCGCACGGCTGGCCGAACCCCGCCAGCCGGTTAGGCTCTTGTCGCAAGGCCAAAGCGAACTTGCACCACCTAGCGTCACATCCCATAAGGAGATGCTCGTGCCGTCCATCGACGTCGTCGTAGCCCGGGAAATCCTGGACTCCCGAGGCAACCCCACGGTCGAGGTCGAGGTCGGCCTCGACGACGGCAGCACGGGTCGTGCTGCCGTTCCGTCCGGCGCCTCCACCGGTGCCTTCGAGGCCATCGAGCTTCGTGACGGCGACCCCAACCGCTACCAGGGCAAGGGTGTCGAGAAGGCCGTCCTCGCCGTCATCGAGCAGATCGGCCCGGAGCTCGTCGGCTACGACGCCACCGAGCAGCGCCTGATCGACCAGGCCATGTTCGACCTCGACGCCACCGAGAACAAGGGTTCGCTCGGCGCGAACGCCATCCTCGGTGTCTCCCTGGCCGTGGCCCACGCCGCTTCCGAGGCCTCGGACCTGCCGCTGTTCCGCTACCTCGGTGGCCCGAACGCGCACCTGCTGCCCGTCCCGATGATGAACATCCTCAACGGTGGGTCGCACGCCGACTCCAACGTCGACATCCAGGAGTTCATGATCGCCCCGATCGGCGCGGAGTCCTTCTCCGAGGCCCTTCGCTGGGGTGCGGAGATCTACCACACGCTGAAGAAGGTCCTGAAGACCAAGGGCCTCTCCACCGGTCTCGGCGACGAGGGCGGCTTCGCCCCGAACCTCGAGTCCAACCGCGCCGCCCTGGACCTCATCATCGAGGCCATCAAGGAGGCCGGCTACGTCCCCGGCAAGGACATCGGTCTGGCGCTCGACGTCGCCGCGTCCGAGTTCTACAAGGACGGCAAGTACGAGTTCGAGGGCAAGTCCCGCTCGGCCGCCGAGATGACCGAGTACTACGAGGAGCTCGTCTCCGCGTACCCGATGGTCTCCATCGAGGACCCGCTGTACGAGGACGACTGGGCGGGCTGGAAGGTCCTCACCGACAAGCTGGGCGCCAAGGTCCAGATCGTCGGCGACGACCTCTTCGTCACCAACCCGGAGCGCCTCGCCCGCGGCATCGACGAGGGCATCGCCAACGCCCTGCTCGTCAAGGTCAACCAGATCGGTTCGCTGACCGAGACCCTGGACGCCGTCGAGCTGGCCCAGCGCAACGGCTTCAAGTGCATGATGTCCCACCGTTCCGGCGAGACCGAGGACGTCACCATCGCCGACCTCGCGGTCGCGGTGAACTGCGGTCAGATCAAGACCGGCGCCCCGGCCCGCTCGGACCGTGTCGCCAAGTACAACCAGCTGCTGCGCATCGAGGAGATCCTCGACGACGCCGCGGTCTACGCCGGCCGCAGCGCGTTCCCGCGCTTCAAGGGCTGAGCCTGTAGTTACCCGCGTCCCCGC
The sequence above is drawn from the Streptomyces sp. NBC_01465 genome and encodes:
- a CDS encoding glycoside hydrolase domain-containing protein, whose translation is MSKRRRYIAWAAGGVTVLAGAGVTAYATVSTPTLSNTSAAARPKPAVFTGNAFDACTAPSLAAMKAWRTSSTYRGAAVYIGGKNRGCAQPNLTASWVKSVDAVGWKLIPLYVGAQPPCQTSTLNEKMTTTNAASLGATDGNDAIAKAAALNMKPGSALYLDMESYDITNTACNTAVIAYVKAWDHALHAKGYWAGFYGFSTTSAKAVVNTTNHSEIPDVLWYAKYDNVNSTTTGFPFDATRWTGHRRGHQYAVNAKVSHGGYTITLDRDAWDAPVAIIAK
- a CDS encoding class I SAM-dependent methyltransferase, translated to MPAPLRSRLVRRAQKALTGDVRRELTTLRGELTAAQSELKAMRRSSYALKLLVDSTGRGIHRMPDAAQMNSLVAEIAAVVENEALARRNATVAYRNVVALEALGVGRLAGGTSNICGKLATVPLLKPPNADILEIGTLYGMFSAALSRMMHRSGVEARLTIVDPLAGSQLQPGTTERADVTGTPVREDVVRANLLLGGGRTGAEARIVQGFSGDPDVRAQAADREYGVIIVDGDHSFEGVLADLEWVEEIVAPGGIVVLDDCGDPNWAGVGEAMEKHLAGDTRLKKVGQVATSAFLRAR
- a CDS encoding YfhO family protein — translated: MPTLQATRRLPRPRRSDAPAAPSPRTRPRARAAGLAALITVVAVCGADAVARVAPFGHHRRSVNDLGNEYVPFHAHLWDLLHGRADGGLLFNWQSGYGTSFLPDLGTYLSSPFALLVGLFPRDRIDLAVYVVTVLKMASAAAAMTVLLLALHDRGRHRWLAGVLGASYALCGWSILEGTYNTMWLDGLIAFPLLCLVGEWARTGRHRVVGPLVVALAWTANFYTAYMATIGAGLVLVVRLVLEEPEIRNRMRALLRAARSVVIGIALSAPLLFTVYLGTKNAYPGRTTEFRPVGLPGFLARLLPATYAFSSPALFVGSGTLLLACALAFHRAVPVRERYAWPALAVLVALSLQWKPTHLMWHAFVTPNGSPYRETFVLCGILVITAWSCVSYELPGRRALFGGGGVLLLAAAGAAFSEKLVSHWTYPVFAAGLAASAAGLLIGRRRGFGRISALLLVAALVGQAAVTVAYGDRERLARLDDYPVWGAEHTARARAVSGTDGWPGYRSDPGRTQLTGNDPLLVGGQGGAYYSSMTPDVLTRTLAALGGGWTSRGRNLQSLDNPVTDAIFAVGARAHWEKGGPTTVSRETVPPLVTVRPPGPRPHFTPSPFRNQEALLGAKVYVQSGRGVKCPAGTQVFLWAPNYFGEAGLGTDSAGMRGGLPARRAALQPLGTAPGKVAVHGPRDGLTGCLDPAALTTAVDRLRATGATSVHVTDTSIRAELPPGSRGTAVFAMPAVEGWSCRAGDGPDRPAAGYLGLVSVPLDGSAASVGCTFRPPGLTAGLWTGALALLGLLATGLVPVALARRRTVTKSSSA
- a CDS encoding GtrA family protein — translated: MTLTATAPIVQMVRFAMVGAVNTGTYYVCYLLLLKELPYLAAHILAFCLAMVGSFFLNAYFTYRIRPTWRKFLLFPLTNAANFVITTFGVYALVDLAHFSSTWAPLAAAVAAIPITFVVSRTIMLRPDNRQASESLGESVAQTTPTA
- a CDS encoding SurA N-terminal domain-containing protein; this encodes MHRRRRTALSVSAALLCAAPFLAACGSDAHPGAAAVVGGQRIEVSSVQAQVKDVRTAQSESANAADLVKNTGQLGRAKLHTLILDRVLDRAASEAGITVSRKEIQDVRKSWVQQAGSEAKVEQTLLQQNGIAPSQVDDFAREQVLVGKLSSSLGVDPTSQEGNKALTDALAEASKQLKIDVNPRYGTWDNQKVALADYKTPWITQVTKEAQPAQTGA
- a CDS encoding nucleoside triphosphate pyrophosphohydrolase, producing the protein MTPEDSAAPGRIVLLTTTHRVAPGILSWPAWQTLHSADRVLCADTAHPQLPYLREAGIEVEHTAADAQDLVDDCAGGRTLVVIPSGAGGDEGDRRLTDSLARLAGSGRVQMPDLELLPGSYDLPGARLLDLVQVMDRIRRECPWSSQQTHKGLAKYGIEEAYELVEAIEDGDRTELREELGDVLLQVVFHARIAQEATGEEGDEPFSIDDVAGTIVEKLIHRHPHVFGDETAETPEDVKAHWLRTKAIEKQRDSVTEGVPLGQPALALAAKLTSRVRTASLDVPLPTGTGVGYQLLALAAEAEAAGTDPEAALRAAARAYRDAIVAAEGVRK
- a CDS encoding cytochrome P450 family protein, translated to MTVDPQPELFTWEFATDPYPAYAWLRENSPVHRTSLPSGVEAWLVTRYADARQALADQRLSKNPAHHAEPAHAKGKTGIPGERKAELMTHLLNIDPPDHTRLRRLVSKAFTPRTVAEFAPRVQELTDDLIDKFAAKGEADLIHDFAFPLPIYAICDLLGVPREDQDDFRDWAGMMIRHGGGPRGGVARSVKKMRNYLAELIHRKRENPGDDLISHLVSASDHGDHLTENEAAAMAFILLFAGFETTVNLIGNGVHSLLRNPDQRERLQTSLAAGESDLLATGVEELLRYDGPVELATWRFATEPLTIGGQDIAEGDPVLVVLAAADRDPERFTAPDTLDLSRSDNQHLGYGHGIHYCLGAPLARLEGQTALATLLTRLPDLRLAGESTDLRWRGGLIMRGLRTLPVEFTPEES
- a CDS encoding transglycosylase family protein — encoded protein: MRSGNGRHRRPRQAPAIVVAAGVTGSAIAIPLLAATGAHAADSTTWDRVALCESGGMWSADLGNGYYGGLQFSQEKWENYGGAEYAERADLASRAQQIAVAEKILAAEGTKPWASCAGISGLAKEYNSGSSATPSVDPGAEDTATPTPSATETPSDTATPSATPSPSATPSDTASPTPSASASDDAGTGADKSEDAGKDTGAGTGKHRGSEDTSGRTDSSKASRGETPERSDATEGSYTVRSGDNLWAIADAHDIQGGWPALYAANQKTVGADPDLIVPGQSLVLGEK
- a CDS encoding transglycosylase family protein, which produces MLLSSKSKHRRPSKAVRFATLAGITGAAIAAPLIGATSASAASVSTWDAVAQCESGGDWSINTGNGYYGGLQFSQSSWAAAGGTQYAERADLATKDQQIATAEKLLALQGPGAWACAGAGNLSNDGVDPGVSTDSGSSSSSDQSSSDSSSSDNSYSTDSGSSASTSDDSSSDEAAQAPAAETPAPSTSSSASSSYEKGDGEYKVKSGDTLSKIAEAHDTTWQKLFKLNGDIVKDADLIYPGQQLHLS
- the eno gene encoding phosphopyruvate hydratase, which produces MLVPSIDVVVAREILDSRGNPTVEVEVGLDDGSTGRAAVPSGASTGAFEAIELRDGDPNRYQGKGVEKAVLAVIEQIGPELVGYDATEQRLIDQAMFDLDATENKGSLGANAILGVSLAVAHAASEASDLPLFRYLGGPNAHLLPVPMMNILNGGSHADSNVDIQEFMIAPIGAESFSEALRWGAEIYHTLKKVLKTKGLSTGLGDEGGFAPNLESNRAALDLIIEAIKEAGYVPGKDIGLALDVAASEFYKDGKYEFEGKSRSAAEMTEYYEELVSAYPMVSIEDPLYEDDWAGWKVLTDKLGAKVQIVGDDLFVTNPERLARGIDEGIANALLVKVNQIGSLTETLDAVELAQRNGFKCMMSHRSGETEDVTIADLAVAVNCGQIKTGAPARSDRVAKYNQLLRIEEILDDAAVYAGRSAFPRFKG